From Salinicoccus roseus, the proteins below share one genomic window:
- a CDS encoding UvrB/UvrC motif-containing protein has translation MSFSTQRSDEMKCESCNEREATIHISKGNGFEKTEKFLCEQCANASFENDFSYPDDSFNIQKLLKSLSEHPSLQQTKRRPKQCATCGSTINTIVQMGKFGCPDCYTTFGSQAADIISRVQAHQSEHVGKVPVKARAQLKTKKQLEQLKGELAKLVEAQEFEEAAVVRDEIKALEQAGDDDGI, from the coding sequence ATGTCATTCTCTACACAGAGGAGTGATGAGATGAAATGTGAATCATGCAACGAAAGAGAGGCAACGATCCATATCTCAAAGGGCAATGGCTTCGAAAAGACCGAAAAGTTCCTGTGCGAGCAGTGTGCCAATGCCTCATTCGAGAATGACTTCAGTTATCCGGACGACAGCTTCAACATACAGAAGCTGCTCAAATCACTGTCCGAGCACCCATCCCTGCAGCAGACAAAACGGCGTCCGAAGCAGTGTGCGACATGCGGGTCCACCATCAACACCATCGTACAGATGGGGAAATTCGGATGCCCCGACTGCTATACCACTTTCGGCAGTCAGGCAGCCGACATCATCAGCCGGGTGCAGGCCCACCAGTCGGAGCATGTCGGGAAGGTGCCTGTGAAGGCGCGTGCCCAACTGAAGACGAAGAAGCAGCTCGAACAGCTGAAGGGTGAACTCGCAAAGCTCGTCGAAGCGCAGGAGTTCGAGGAGGCAGCGGTAGTACGTGATGAAATCAAGGCGCTGGAACAGGCAGGTGATGATGATGGGATATGA
- a CDS encoding CtsR family transcriptional regulator, producing the protein MRNMSDIIEQYLKQLIEESGGEVVEIKRAHIAEKFDCVPSQLNYVIKTRFTNEHGYTVESKRGGGGYIRITKVETHSKSEYLARLKQLIGDGISQQNAKHIVQSLMENEVITMKEAKIIDAVLERESLMLDLPYRDRLRANILMRVIDVILYTEE; encoded by the coding sequence ATGCGCAACATGTCGGATATAATCGAACAATACCTCAAACAGCTGATTGAAGAATCCGGCGGTGAAGTCGTGGAAATAAAACGCGCGCATATCGCAGAGAAATTCGACTGTGTCCCCTCGCAGCTGAACTACGTGATAAAGACCCGTTTCACCAATGAACATGGCTACACCGTGGAGAGCAAGAGGGGCGGCGGCGGATACATCCGGATCACCAAGGTGGAGACCCACTCCAAATCCGAGTATCTGGCACGCCTGAAGCAGCTGATCGGCGACGGCATCTCTCAGCAGAATGCCAAGCACATCGTACAGTCGCTGATGGAGAACGAAGTAATTACAATGAAGGAAGCGAAAATCATAGATGCAGTACTGGAGAGGGAATCTCTGATGCTCGATCTGCCATACCGTGACCGCCTCCGTGCGAATATACTGATGAGGGTGATAGATGTCATTCTCTACACAGAGGAGTGA
- a CDS encoding NupC/NupG family nucleoside CNT transporter, which yields MNILMGIIGIAFTFFLAWLVSSNRKLAFKKWKNILILLGIQLLFAFILLSTGAGQAVIEFLAAGFNTLLGFAAEGVGFVMGDLTTLGDGSPADVFFFNVLLPIIVISALIGILQFTKLLPLIIRGLGFLLTKVTGMGYLESYNGAASMILGQSEVFISLKNQLPHLPRHRLYTLSAQAMSSVSLSIVGAYMTMLEPQYVVTAIVLNLFGTYVIVHILNPYEVTDAEDAADVDDNPDAGKSFFQILGDYIMDGAKVAMTVAAMLIGYIALIAILNEAFLLIPGMEITFQDVLGYIFMPIAFLIGIPWSEAQQAGSLMATKLITNEFVAMLDYTGMADEFSRKSQAMISVFLVSFANFSSIGIIAGSVKGLHDDSGNKVAHFGLKLVYGASLVSVLTAAVVGFFA from the coding sequence TTGAATATTCTTATGGGTATCATCGGGATCGCATTCACTTTCTTCCTCGCATGGCTTGTGAGCAGCAACCGCAAGCTTGCCTTCAAAAAATGGAAGAACATTCTGATCCTGCTCGGTATACAACTGCTTTTTGCTTTCATACTTCTTTCCACAGGCGCCGGCCAGGCCGTCATCGAATTCCTGGCAGCCGGATTCAACACGCTGCTCGGCTTTGCCGCTGAAGGTGTCGGATTCGTCATGGGCGACCTGACGACACTCGGAGACGGTTCTCCGGCAGATGTCTTCTTCTTCAATGTACTGCTGCCGATCATCGTCATTTCGGCACTGATCGGTATTCTGCAGTTCACCAAACTGCTGCCGCTGATCATCCGCGGACTCGGCTTCCTGCTGACGAAGGTCACAGGCATGGGCTACCTTGAGTCCTACAACGGTGCGGCATCCATGATCCTCGGTCAGTCAGAGGTCTTCATTTCACTGAAGAACCAGCTGCCACACCTTCCGAGGCACCGCCTCTATACACTATCTGCACAGGCGATGAGTTCCGTATCCCTGTCCATCGTCGGTGCCTATATGACAATGCTCGAACCACAGTATGTCGTTACGGCGATCGTACTCAACCTGTTCGGTACATATGTCATCGTCCACATCCTCAACCCGTATGAAGTGACGGATGCGGAAGATGCGGCCGATGTCGATGACAACCCGGATGCAGGCAAATCATTCTTCCAGATACTCGGGGACTACATCATGGATGGTGCAAAAGTCGCCATGACCGTTGCAGCGATGCTGATCGGTTATATCGCACTCATCGCCATCCTGAACGAAGCGTTCCTGCTCATCCCGGGAATGGAGATCACATTCCAGGACGTCCTCGGCTACATCTTCATGCCGATCGCATTCCTCATCGGAATCCCTTGGTCTGAAGCCCAGCAGGCGGGCAGCCTGATGGCGACGAAGCTGATTACGAATGAATTCGTCGCCATGCTCGACTATACGGGAATGGCGGACGAGTTCAGCCGCAAATCCCAGGCGATGATTTCGGTATTCCTGGTATCATTCGCCAACTTCTCAAGCATCGGCATCATTGCAGGTTCCGTCAAAGGCCTGCATGACGACAGCGGCAACAAAGTGGCCCACTTCGGCCTGAAGCTCGTATACGGTGCTTCCCTGGTCAGTGTGCTCACTGCAGCAGTCGTCGGATTCTTCGCTTAA
- a CDS encoding metallophosphoesterase codes for MRIGIISDLHVDRRHARYSISDFEHLLADEVHRRKIELLLIAGDISSDYRITTNFIHSLMVRTGIDIRFVPGNHDYWQPESEDTSSADIYRFYREHPESMIATPLILDDDWAIVGHSGWYDYSYADARFSREKIATGKFYGGTWQDKVRTSWPMDDPALSKTFADAVRQDLEEVGDRNIIMMTHVVTHRSFAVPTPHRLFDFYNAFIGTSDFDTFYKEFPIHYSIMGHVHFRHQFEENGIQFICPCLGYSREWRTDDLAVEIKNTLQIIDV; via the coding sequence ATGAGAATAGGCATCATTTCCGACCTGCATGTCGACCGCCGGCATGCACGCTACTCGATCAGTGATTTTGAACATCTGCTTGCAGACGAAGTCCACAGAAGAAAAATTGAACTGCTCCTCATCGCCGGGGACATCTCCAGCGACTATCGCATCACCACCAACTTCATCCATTCGCTCATGGTCCGGACAGGAATCGATATCCGCTTCGTTCCCGGCAACCATGACTACTGGCAGCCGGAATCGGAGGACACCTCAAGTGCCGATATATACAGATTCTACAGGGAGCACCCTGAGAGCATGATCGCCACCCCGCTCATACTGGATGACGACTGGGCCATCGTCGGACACAGCGGCTGGTATGACTATTCCTATGCCGATGCCCGCTTCAGCAGGGAGAAGATTGCGACCGGTAAATTCTATGGCGGCACATGGCAGGATAAGGTACGGACAAGCTGGCCGATGGACGACCCTGCATTGTCGAAGACCTTTGCTGATGCTGTTCGGCAGGATCTTGAAGAGGTCGGGGACCGCAACATCATCATGATGACCCACGTGGTGACGCACCGCAGTTTCGCCGTGCCGACACCGCATCGGCTGTTCGATTTCTACAATGCCTTCATCGGCACATCCGATTTCGACACCTTCTACAAGGAGTTCCCGATCCACTACAGTATCATGGGGCATGTCCACTTCCGCCACCAGTTTGAAGAAAATGGCATCCAATTTATATGTCCCTGCCTCGGCTACTCGCGCGAGTGGCGCACGGATGACCTTGCTGTGGAAATAAAGAATACGCTTCAAATAATTGACGTTTAG
- a CDS encoding YerC/YecD family TrpR-related protein: MQIDKLRGKELDDLFEGILKLETVEECHHFFDDLCTTNELVSLKQRFQVAKMIKEGQTYSKVQNETGASSATVSRVKRCLDYGSDGYHMIIDRMD; encoded by the coding sequence ATGCAGATAGACAAACTGAGAGGCAAGGAGCTTGATGACCTCTTCGAAGGTATATTGAAGCTTGAAACGGTTGAGGAATGCCATCACTTTTTCGATGACCTCTGCACCACAAATGAATTGGTTTCACTGAAGCAGCGTTTCCAGGTGGCGAAGATGATAAAGGAGGGGCAGACGTACTCGAAGGTCCAGAATGAAACAGGTGCCTCGAGCGCTACGGTGTCCCGGGTCAAGCGCTGCCTGGACTACGGCAGCGACGGGTATCATATGATCATCGACAGGATGGACTGA
- a CDS encoding ATP phosphoribosyltransferase regulatory subunit — translation MKNDLIIRRLKFAQDYTQLLADENYQLVDMNMVEPFNIDDKRHHSSTIIFERNEQLFSIRSDWTRSLLNYSEDYHLSQRFFGYFGPVVRNYKTFHQAGVELYRPTDEEILASIDMHLSFVTEGYGEKFHSIVVNDDTLLDLYIDKYDLDSGIRNLVHEKNLSELKKQLGQTHPLYILLSAKVSDQMDLVNAEFGDSDIMRFIDRLKQALEGYGMKFILDLSFRSPQSYYNGFYFQAFLDHDYPLLSGGEYNSSAFGIAVNLSNGGLL, via the coding sequence ATGAAAAATGATTTGATCATCCGACGCCTGAAATTTGCACAGGATTATACACAACTGCTTGCCGATGAAAACTATCAGCTGGTCGACATGAATATGGTGGAGCCCTTCAATATCGACGACAAGCGCCACCATTCCTCGACCATCATCTTCGAGCGCAACGAACAGCTCTTCTCTATCCGCAGCGACTGGACGCGCTCCCTGCTCAACTACAGTGAGGACTATCACCTCAGCCAGCGCTTCTTCGGGTACTTCGGCCCCGTGGTGAGGAACTACAAGACATTCCACCAGGCAGGCGTTGAACTCTACCGCCCCACTGATGAGGAGATACTGGCGAGCATCGACATGCACTTGTCGTTCGTCACAGAAGGATATGGCGAGAAGTTCCATTCGATCGTGGTCAACGATGATACGCTGCTCGACCTCTACATCGACAAGTATGACCTTGATTCCGGCATACGCAACCTGGTCCATGAAAAGAACCTGTCCGAACTCAAAAAACAGCTCGGCCAGACCCACCCGCTCTATATCCTGCTTTCGGCGAAGGTGAGCGATCAGATGGATCTTGTGAATGCCGAGTTCGGCGACAGTGACATCATGCGCTTCATCGACAGGCTGAAGCAGGCGCTTGAAGGCTACGGCATGAAATTCATTCTCGACCTGTCATTCCGATCTCCCCAGTCGTACTACAATGGTTTCTATTTCCAGGCCTTCCTGGATCACGACTATCCGCTCCTGAGCGGCGGGGAATACAACAGTAGCGCTTTCGGCATTGCGGTAAACCTATCTAACGGAGGATTGCTATGA
- the hisG gene encoding ATP phosphoribosyltransferase — MITVALTKGRLFKDFLKYMNENDLNNYIRALDGETRSLYTIVDNVKFIFAKGPDVPTYVESGVADLGIVGSDIITEDTFNILNVSQLPFGDCHFSVAALPDQEEFRVIATKYTNIAHEYFKNKRQDVSLIHLNGSVELAPLLGLSDGIVDIVQTGGTLRDNGLVEHEKIMDIHARLIANKRTFYTKEDEIYDFIKEIGVIE, encoded by the coding sequence ATGATTACAGTCGCACTTACGAAAGGCCGGCTTTTCAAGGACTTTCTCAAATATATGAACGAAAATGACCTGAACAACTATATCCGTGCCCTGGATGGCGAGACACGCTCGCTCTACACCATCGTCGACAATGTAAAATTCATCTTCGCCAAAGGGCCGGATGTCCCGACCTATGTCGAAAGCGGCGTGGCGGACCTCGGCATCGTCGGCTCCGACATCATCACCGAAGACACATTCAACATACTGAATGTCTCCCAGCTGCCGTTCGGCGACTGCCACTTCTCCGTGGCTGCCCTGCCCGACCAGGAGGAATTCAGGGTCATCGCGACGAAGTACACCAACATTGCCCATGAGTATTTCAAGAATAAGCGGCAGGATGTCTCATTGATCCACCTGAATGGCTCGGTGGAGCTTGCACCGCTGCTCGGACTCTCGGACGGCATCGTCGATATCGTCCAGACGGGCGGCACGCTCAGGGACAATGGACTCGTCGAGCACGAGAAGATTATGGACATTCATGCACGGCTCATTGCGAACAAACGGACCTTCTATACGAAAGAGGACGAAATATATGACTTCATCAAGGAAATCGGGGTGATCGAATGA
- the hisD gene encoding histidinol dehydrogenase, with translation MNAQEFREIFDQKRAGTGFDGYKDVMDIIERVRTEGDAALLDYTEKFDGRKPESFKVPASALKASYDAISDEEKTALETIRTRIERYQESIKYEDRDDGEFQYVYHPIEKIGVYVPGGTALYPSSVLMTVVPALAAGVREIHVTTPTFDENNITFAALYICGVEDVYTVGGAQAIAALAYGTESIPKVDKIVGPGNYYVALAKRLLFGEVGIDMIAGPSEILIYVDQDVHVDAIVYDLFAQAEHDRNARTFLLSEDEAVISEIEDRLEELIDAQPRSEIIRASIRDNHYAVVDSREALLDMVNHIAPEHVSIQHRDADMIIRNIRYAGAVFNGYYSPEAIGDYAAGPSHVLPTDRTGRFSHGLNVNDFMTSHAVISLGQETYTEIAGPAKTVAKREQLDAHYQSLRIRTE, from the coding sequence ATGAATGCCCAGGAATTCAGGGAGATATTCGACCAGAAGCGTGCCGGCACGGGGTTCGACGGCTATAAGGATGTGATGGACATCATCGAACGCGTCCGCACGGAAGGGGATGCCGCCCTCCTGGACTACACGGAGAAGTTCGATGGCAGGAAGCCGGAATCCTTCAAAGTGCCTGCATCGGCACTCAAGGCGAGCTATGATGCCATATCCGATGAGGAGAAGACGGCGCTTGAGACGATCCGCACGCGCATCGAACGCTACCAGGAGAGCATCAAGTATGAAGACAGGGATGATGGAGAATTCCAGTACGTCTACCACCCGATCGAGAAGATCGGCGTCTATGTGCCGGGCGGTACGGCGCTCTATCCGTCAAGCGTACTGATGACCGTCGTGCCTGCGCTCGCTGCAGGCGTCAGGGAAATCCACGTCACCACCCCCACCTTCGATGAGAACAACATCACATTCGCCGCCCTCTACATATGCGGCGTGGAGGATGTCTACACCGTCGGCGGCGCCCAGGCCATCGCCGCGCTCGCCTACGGCACGGAGTCCATTCCGAAGGTCGACAAGATCGTCGGCCCCGGCAACTACTATGTCGCCTTGGCCAAGCGCCTCCTCTTCGGCGAAGTCGGCATCGACATGATTGCAGGACCGAGTGAAATACTCATCTATGTGGACCAGGACGTCCATGTCGATGCGATCGTCTATGACCTGTTCGCCCAGGCCGAGCATGACCGGAATGCACGGACATTCCTGCTCAGTGAGGACGAAGCAGTCATATCGGAAATCGAAGACCGCCTCGAGGAGCTGATCGATGCACAGCCGCGCAGCGAAATCATCCGTGCATCCATCAGGGACAACCATTATGCAGTCGTGGATTCCCGGGAGGCACTGCTCGATATGGTGAATCATATCGCTCCAGAGCACGTATCCATCCAGCACCGCGATGCCGACATGATCATCCGCAACATCAGGTATGCCGGTGCCGTATTCAACGGCTACTACTCCCCGGAAGCCATCGGGGACTACGCTGCAGGCCCTTCCCATGTACTGCCGACCGACCGGACGGGCAGATTCAGCCATGGGCTCAACGTGAACGACTTCATGACGAGCCATGCGGTCATCTCCCTCGGGCAGGAGACCTATACCGAAATCGCCGGACCGGCGAAGACCGTCGCGAAACGCGAACAGCTGGACGCCCACTACCAATCCCTACGGATCCGAACGGAGTGA
- a CDS encoding pyridoxal phosphate-dependent aminotransferase, whose product MIHMDRNTSPISPLSDAAIAEVVKETHIHEYPSNEITRFKQLYADYYGIDSSTVEVANGSDEWIQKAIMTLGQNGVMTLAPDFVMYHEYAQQVDVPVYTVPCNEDFQFDFNQVIRSVEEKKPSLFLISVPHNPTGQMFADSELKALADAMKGVGGYLVLDEAYFEFAHAYKRPEGSHVLIIRTLSKMFGIAGLRVGIAIAEGETFRKITRLNHPYPVNSLSLNLASRIFGDGAALDAFVRYQLDSKARLAEAFSQVSGKINIIESHTNFIFTYGRRARSLGTYLLQNGYQPRMYDAAPLGDVVRYSVIRPEDYDQINQLIKEWSNQYDQEGKSNKGDEDLHITR is encoded by the coding sequence ATGATCCACATGGACCGCAATACAAGCCCGATCTCCCCGCTCAGTGATGCGGCGATCGCAGAAGTCGTCAAAGAAACGCACATCCATGAGTACCCGAGCAATGAAATCACACGCTTCAAACAGCTCTATGCCGACTACTACGGCATAGACAGCAGTACAGTCGAAGTCGCCAACGGCTCGGATGAGTGGATCCAGAAGGCCATCATGACGCTCGGACAGAACGGCGTCATGACACTCGCCCCGGATTTCGTGATGTACCATGAATATGCCCAACAGGTGGATGTACCTGTATATACCGTCCCCTGCAACGAAGATTTCCAGTTCGACTTTAATCAGGTCATCCGGTCTGTCGAAGAGAAGAAACCGTCCCTCTTCCTCATATCGGTGCCCCATAACCCGACAGGCCAGATGTTCGCCGACAGCGAACTGAAAGCGCTCGCCGATGCCATGAAGGGCGTCGGCGGCTACCTCGTCCTTGATGAGGCATACTTTGAATTCGCACACGCCTACAAGCGGCCGGAAGGAAGCCACGTGCTCATCATCCGGACGCTGAGCAAGATGTTCGGCATCGCCGGACTCAGGGTCGGCATCGCCATCGCAGAAGGCGAGACATTCCGGAAGATCACCCGGCTCAACCACCCCTACCCCGTCAATTCATTGTCGTTGAATCTGGCGAGCAGGATATTCGGGGATGGGGCGGCCCTCGATGCATTCGTGCGCTACCAGCTTGACTCGAAAGCGCGTCTTGCCGAAGCATTCAGCCAGGTATCTGGTAAAATAAACATCATCGAATCACATACGAACTTCATCTTCACATACGGCAGGCGTGCACGTTCCCTCGGTACATACCTTCTCCAGAACGGCTACCAGCCAAGGATGTATGATGCCGCACCGCTCGGGGATGTCGTCAGATACTCGGTGATCCGGCCGGAGGACTACGACCAGATCAACCAATTAATCAAAGAATGGAGCAATCAATATGATCAAGAAGGAAAGAGCAACAAAGGAGACGAAGATCTCCATATCACTCGATGA
- the hisB gene encoding imidazoleglycerol-phosphate dehydratase HisB codes for MIKKERATKETKISISLDDEKSFRESSISTGVGFFDHMLTLFSFHSELYLNVEADGDLEVDAHHTVEDVGIILGQMLRELYVQKESYQRYGTTYIPMDESLARVVLDLSGRPHLNFQAAFSKETVGTFDTELVMEFFNAVSMNSRMTLHIDLLKGGNTHHEIEAVFKAFARSLKAALAPSDAGIPSSKGVIE; via the coding sequence ATGATCAAGAAGGAAAGAGCAACAAAGGAGACGAAGATCTCCATATCACTCGATGACGAAAAATCATTCAGGGAATCCTCCATTTCGACGGGAGTGGGCTTCTTCGACCATATGCTCACACTGTTCAGCTTCCACTCCGAGCTGTATCTGAATGTGGAAGCGGATGGCGACCTTGAGGTCGATGCCCACCATACTGTAGAGGATGTCGGTATCATACTGGGCCAGATGCTGCGTGAACTCTACGTGCAAAAAGAATCCTACCAGCGCTACGGCACGACATACATCCCGATGGACGAATCCCTTGCGCGTGTAGTGCTCGACCTCTCCGGCCGGCCTCACCTGAACTTCCAGGCGGCATTCTCGAAGGAGACGGTCGGCACGTTCGACACTGAACTCGTCATGGAGTTCTTCAATGCGGTCAGCATGAACAGCCGCATGACGCTCCATATCGACCTGCTGAAGGGCGGCAACACTCATCATGAAATCGAGGCGGTCTTCAAGGCGTTCGCCCGCAGCCTGAAGGCGGCCCTCGCTCCGAGTGACGCCGGCATCCCATCTTCGAAGGGCGTCATAGAATGA
- the hisH gene encoding imidazole glycerol phosphate synthase subunit HisH, whose product MIGIIDYSLGNIQNIKNALEKLGYEYILSSKYEDLAECEAILLPGVGHFGNAMETITRLGIREDLLKLAETKRFIGICLGMQLLFEESEEGNAQGLGLLAGRIARMETPHPVPHLGWNTLESTSPALDGKDVYFVHSFMATETDSTIATAEYGVTVPAVVGKGNIIGIQFHPEKSGDIGVEMLKQAIEGGI is encoded by the coding sequence ATGATCGGCATCATCGACTATTCGCTCGGCAATATACAGAACATAAAGAATGCGCTCGAGAAGCTTGGATATGAGTATATACTTTCAAGCAAGTACGAAGACCTGGCGGAATGTGAAGCCATCCTGCTGCCGGGCGTCGGACACTTCGGCAATGCAATGGAGACCATCACCCGCCTCGGCATCAGGGAGGATCTGCTGAAGCTGGCGGAGACGAAGCGGTTCATCGGAATCTGCCTCGGCATGCAGCTGCTGTTCGAAGAGAGCGAGGAAGGCAATGCACAAGGGCTTGGACTGCTTGCAGGCAGAATCGCCAGGATGGAGACGCCCCACCCCGTGCCGCACCTCGGCTGGAACACGCTTGAGAGCACCTCCCCGGCACTTGACGGTAAGGATGTGTATTTCGTACACAGTTTCATGGCGACCGAAACGGACAGTACGATCGCTACGGCAGAATACGGCGTGACGGTGCCCGCCGTCGTAGGAAAAGGCAATATCATCGGCATCCAGTTCCATCCGGAAAAATCCGGTGACATCGGAGTGGAAATGCTGAAGCAGGCCATAGAAGGAGGCATATAG
- the hisA gene encoding 1-(5-phosphoribosyl)-5-[(5-phosphoribosylamino)methylideneamino]imidazole-4-carboxamide isomerase, which produces MNIIPAIDIIEGQNVRLTQGDYGKKTAMKRTPEEAIAFYSSFEQVARIHIVDLMGALKQGAQETTAIQKLKEKTDLPLQIGGGLRETETIEQYDAIGIDYFILGTRAIMDLDWLETVVSRFPGRIFVGVDARENDIYVNGWTENSGITIDDYLKKIEPLDIAGIIYTDINKDGMNQGPNFENTQRINGLTRHAVIASGGVRSKDDLDRLETMGITQAIVGKASHSDEFWRDIR; this is translated from the coding sequence ATGAACATCATTCCAGCAATAGACATCATAGAAGGCCAGAACGTCCGTCTGACACAGGGGGACTATGGCAAGAAGACGGCCATGAAGCGCACACCTGAAGAAGCCATCGCCTTCTACAGCAGCTTCGAACAGGTCGCACGCATCCATATCGTCGACTTGATGGGCGCACTCAAACAGGGTGCCCAGGAGACGACGGCCATCCAGAAACTGAAGGAAAAGACCGACCTGCCCCTCCAGATCGGCGGCGGGCTCAGGGAAACCGAAACGATTGAACAGTATGACGCCATCGGCATCGACTACTTCATCCTGGGCACACGGGCGATCATGGATCTCGACTGGCTTGAAACCGTCGTCAGCCGATTCCCCGGCCGCATCTTCGTCGGTGTGGATGCGAGGGAAAACGACATCTACGTCAACGGCTGGACGGAGAACAGCGGCATCACGATCGATGACTATCTGAAGAAGATCGAACCCCTCGATATCGCCGGCATCATCTATACCGACATCAACAAGGACGGCATGAACCAGGGGCCGAACTTCGAAAACACCCAGCGCATCAATGGACTGACCCGCCATGCGGTCATCGCAAGCGGCGGTGTCAGGAGCAAAGATGACCTGGACAGACTCGAAACGATGGGCATCACGCAGGCCATCGTCGGCAAGGCGAGCCACAGTGATGAATTCTGGAGGGATATAAGATGA
- the hisF gene encoding imidazole glycerol phosphate synthase subunit HisF translates to MIKKRIIPCLDVKEGRVVKGVNFVGLRDVGDPVELAARYNQEGADELVFLDISKTQDGHDLMIDVIRETAKTLFIPLTIGGGISSVEDIRQLLNAGADKVSINSAAIRNPELIREASEVFGSQCICVAVDVKYDAAEDDYFIHTHGGSKKTDVRAFDWIVQCEALGAGELLITSMDHDGVKQGFDIRFLKQANEMVNIPIIASGGAGSPEHFTELFRQTDVSAGLAASIFHNREVEIKDLKETLQNAEIEVRTT, encoded by the coding sequence ATGATCAAAAAACGCATCATTCCATGTCTTGATGTCAAGGAGGGCCGCGTGGTCAAAGGCGTCAATTTCGTCGGTCTCCGTGATGTCGGAGATCCGGTCGAGCTCGCTGCACGCTACAATCAGGAAGGCGCCGACGAACTCGTCTTCCTGGACATTTCAAAGACGCAGGATGGCCATGACCTGATGATCGACGTCATACGCGAGACCGCCAAGACCCTGTTCATACCATTGACCATCGGCGGCGGCATCTCCTCCGTAGAAGACATCCGCCAGCTGCTCAATGCCGGTGCGGATAAGGTCAGCATCAACTCTGCAGCCATCAGGAATCCGGAACTGATCAGGGAAGCGAGCGAAGTCTTCGGCAGCCAGTGCATCTGTGTCGCGGTCGATGTGAAATACGATGCAGCGGAAGATGACTACTTCATCCATACGCACGGCGGCTCCAAGAAGACTGATGTACGCGCCTTCGACTGGATTGTGCAGTGCGAGGCACTGGGCGCCGGGGAACTGCTCATCACGAGCATGGACCATGACGGGGTCAAACAGGGATTCGACATTCGATTCCTGAAGCAGGCCAACGAAATGGTGAATATCCCCATCATCGCAAGCGGCGGCGCAGGCAGCCCAGAGCATTTCACCGAACTGTTCCGTCAGACGGACGTCTCTGCCGGCCTGGCCGCCTCCATTTTCCATAACAGGGAAGTGGAGATCAAAGACCTGAAAGAAACGTTGCAGAATGCAGAAATAGAGGTGAGGACGACATGA
- the hisIE gene encoding bifunctional phosphoribosyl-AMP cyclohydrolase/phosphoribosyl-ATP diphosphatase HisIE, which yields MKPDFEKGGGLLSVILQDERTGQVLMNGFMNEEAYQKTTEEKVVWFYSRSKERLWKKGETSGNIQVVKSMALDCDSDALLIQVEPKGPTCHLGTQSCFGDDHFNLQTLEKIVDRKVENPEEGSYTKYLTDEGIDKILKKCGEEMTEVVIASKNGDREELIDETSDLLYHTLVLLKHQGVSLGDVEARLEARHGENLSYKVRGEIEEW from the coding sequence ATGAAACCGGATTTCGAAAAAGGCGGCGGACTTCTGTCCGTCATTCTCCAGGACGAGCGGACTGGGCAGGTCCTGATGAACGGCTTCATGAATGAAGAGGCTTATCAGAAGACTACAGAAGAGAAAGTCGTATGGTTCTACTCCCGTTCAAAGGAACGCCTGTGGAAAAAGGGCGAGACGAGCGGCAATATCCAAGTCGTCAAAAGCATGGCGCTCGACTGTGATTCGGATGCACTCCTCATCCAGGTGGAACCGAAGGGCCCTACATGCCACCTTGGCACACAAAGCTGCTTCGGCGACGATCATTTCAATCTGCAGACGCTCGAAAAGATCGTCGACCGCAAGGTGGAAAACCCGGAAGAAGGATCCTACACGAAGTACCTCACCGATGAAGGCATCGACAAGATTCTGAAGAAATGCGGCGAGGAGATGACTGAAGTCGTCATCGCATCAAAAAATGGTGATCGGGAGGAGCTCATTGATGAAACGAGCGACCTCCTCTACCATACCCTCGTGCTGCTCAAGCATCAGGGCGTCTCCCTTGGAGATGTCGAAGCCCGGCTCGAAGCACGCCACGGAGAGAATCTCTCCTACAAAGTTCGTGGAGAAATAGAAGAATGGTAG